The sequence below is a genomic window from Haematobia irritans isolate KBUSLIRL chromosome 3, ASM5000362v1, whole genome shotgun sequence.
GGCAAATCTAGAACCACCAAGGGAACAGAGAACTGAAGAAGGTCAAACGGCACAAACTAAAAGCTATCGGAAACGCAAAAAACACTACTATAATGGAATACGAAATCAAATGGAATTCTATTTTGGCGATGCAAATCTAAGCAAAGATCGATTTCTTAAGCAATTAATAGACAAGGATCCGTGTAAGTAATGAATAATATGATTAAGTTAAAATTATTACAGGTTTAACTAATTGCAAGATATTTGCAGATATTTCCTTGGATGTATTCCTAACGTTTAATAAAATGAAAGCCATTACTACGCGTGTGGAGGACATTGCAAAGTCTCTAACAAATTCACAACTATTGGAGCTAGATGAAACACAAACAAAAGTCAAACGGAAGACTCCGTTGGTGGAAAATCGCAACGTGGACGAGAAAACAATTTATGTTGAAGCATTACCTCCTACCGCGGATCATGAATGGGTACGACAAATATTTGAGCGATTCGGCAAAGTCGAATACATTTCCTTACCCAAGTATGCTAAATCCCACAAGATCAAGGAATTCGGCTTCGTTGAGTTCGAAAAAGAGGAAAGTGTTGGCAAGGCCATCGAATCGTTTAAAGAATTCAACGGAGTACTATGTATGCAAGAAAAGGATCCCTCCGAATTGATCAGTGTAAAATCATTCATTAAAGAGCAAGCTGCCGAAGAAGGTGACATCTCTGAACCCAAAATTGATTCTAAGAAAAGATCTAACCAGGACATGGAAAACCAACCTGAttccaaaaaagtaaaaactgaGTCGCATGATGCTGAGGAAACAACTTCCAACGTCGAAGAAGCCACGCCCCAAACCGATAATGAAAGttctgtgtcaaaagaaaatgatGGTGAAGAAACGGAGAAGAAAAAACGGAGAAAACGTAAAAAGAAATCCAAATCGGAAGAAAAACTTAAACGCAAGGCAGAATTGAATACCGACGTTTCCTACTacgaattgaaaattttacccaaaaagGATTGGAAACGACTTCGTAATAAGTATTTGAATCTGCAAAGGGAAAAGGTGGCAGAACTTAAACGTAAAGCATGGAAGGAACAGCAGGAACACAAAAGGCAAAATTCGGATATCACAAAGGATGAAGGTGGTTCCCAATTACCTCAAAAGGATAAAAAGAAAAAGTCGAAAGAATCTAAACATAAATTGCAGAAAATGAATATGAACTTTTATGGAGCTGCAGCGGAGGAACACCAACCGAAAACTCCTACAGCAGAAAAGGGTCAACATAACCCCGCACTTGAGCGCCCACCTCTTTTCACTTATGAAGAGGGTCTTATAGTTGAAATGTCTTTCCTGGAACCATGCATAAATGTCAAAGAATACAAAGCGGATATGCGCCAATACACATCCGTTAAATATGTGGATGTAAAAGAAGGCTCTATGCAAGCTTTCCTTAGGCTCGATTCGGCTGAGAAAGCAaacgaatttttgcaaaatgtcagcTGTGCTGAATATCAATGCAAAATACTTTCTGGAGAAGCGGAAAAAGCTTATTGGCGTAAAATCGAAAAGGATCGGGAGCAAAAATTGAACAAACAAGTCAAAGTGCCACAAAAACGGGGTcgagaaaaagtgaaaaaacttatcaGTAAACATATACGTTTTGGAGACGACGATGATAAGGAATAagagaattgaaataaaaagaaattttatcaaattaaaattttggtttggtTTTGTTTACTTAAACTTTAacaatacataaatatatttgtctaCATCTATACTTAGGAGCTACTTTGTATATTACGGTTATCACGTTTTATATATACAGCGATCCATCGGCAGGACCCAAATAATGCAAAGATATCAACACTACATCAATTATAGTCCATACTCCTAGGCCACCGAAACTGAATAGTTTTCCGATACCCTCCTGCCAATGACCCAAATAAAATCGATCAGCTCCAAAACCCCCCAACGTAAGGCTTATTATAACAGCAGTACTCCATCGGTAGCCCTGCGTCCAattgcattttatatttcttgtAAATGATCGATTTCCTAAACAAAACACATCCGGTCTCACTGTGCAATTGGTTTTATAAAATTGACCATTAACAGAGTTACAGTTTCCTTTCTGGTCACAAACTTGTTGCCATTTCTCAGTTTGATAGCAATAACGACAATTCATTTGATTCCAAAACCATCGACTTCCTTGACATTCAACCTGATGTAAAGCTGTACAATTTACATACAATTCCTGTccatacccaataaacacaggatgagcgtttttcaaatgcaacatctcttcagtttgagggtaaatataattttcaacataaattcaacttgacttgaaaaagctcatcttcaatacatcttcaagttgtttgcgaattacaaccaatttggcaaaatgttgacgaaaactttgaaaatgtgttgaagataattggagaaaactttgacaaaacactaccctgaaatgcaacgaaaaaaccacatggttttcaatactactttggacaacaaagttcgtggaagaaatacaaaaatgtggaaattttttaataatcaattgaaaatgcttataataattggtaagtaaaactaaaacacgaaatgaaaactttaaggaagtcactaaactcaaatctctttgcagaagactaaaatatttggatgctgattcttggacacattaagaggctggccgatgaacaatggtagtggcttatcgagaagagaaagattccataaatcaaagtgcaaccaaaaaaacttggtatttatgcttttccatatcaacaactactggatgataattcgcatcacatcgcatcatcggtttaatttgttattttgtgaattgaaattgctggaaatttattccaattatctggtcatcaagttcctgaaaattgccagtattttaataacaacaattttgtaacaccaacgttcttgaggaaatcacgaagtacgtggtcagttgaaagaaatacaaattggtaagtcaaaataaaaagtgaaatgaaaacataatggaaatcacaaaactcgattgttttgcagaaaactaatatcattggatggtatattcttggaagatgttggccgatgaaaaaccaatgaaggaaacaacaaagaaaagttttcagaaaacttacaaagtgcaaccaattaaaacaaagtgcaacaattccaatATCaataacttctggatgaaaatgtgcattacattaatttacatcccgtcatcaggttgatattttgtgatttcctcttgctggaatctattctaacacacaagccagcaagttcctcgatagtaattatttcaaattgccagcatattaattaatagttatttgacaccaacgttatggaggaaatggaattatacatgtaaaaatgtttaagatatttaaagttgtattcatagttttatttattaatatgtttaataagataattacattttgattggtattatattattatttttatatattattaatgttatttttaagattattatatttgttaacgaaaaaaataataaaatttacaaaatccctagaaatttagtattgactttcagttagaactaggattgactttcatacaaattgtggttttaaaggattcgcaacaatgctaattttttatttttctcacgttgaaaaatgtttgagaaattattgagtagcgatgcatttcaatttgaggattacaattgagaaattattgctattgtgttgaattttactgttgagggtaatgtctgttttttgttgagaacgcgattttctcaacaatttctcaacttgaatattaccctaatcctttgaaaaaatgtttgaaaaattattgcattttagtatttttcaaacgtttgtgtttattgggtagttGCAGGTGTGATTATAAATGCATTTTATGCAAGGAAATAGAAGTTCACTGCAATTCAATTTTGCTGTATTCTGACATTGCGATAACTGTTGGGTTGTTTCGTTAAAGTTCCGGATCACATAGGGCGCTACCTCATTGTTTGTGTTTGGAACAGCTCCTCCGCCTTTTTCCTCTGTGTTACTTTGTCGTATGCCACTGAGAACGAATATCCATATCAGCATTATAGCATTTCGACGATCTATAACTATACAGCGTGACATTGTTATAGGTAAATAGTTTCTGTGGGATTCTGGGATTCGATGAAAGCAGATTTGTAAACAATTCATTCACAATTGATTGTCATCGTTGCTGTAATCTAAAGTAGACGTGCAACGTCAACGGTGTGTCATCGAATTGGAAATGACCCAATACACACAAGCATGGGAGAAATGCTTACATTCAATAAGctttcaaatattttgtgaacGATTTAGCACAGAATTCCATTTGAGAAAATcgaattctcaacaaaaaattaattttaggctaaactctagtttagctatacttctcagatttttttcaaaacttcacaGATGGTAGTACTCTTTGAGCAGATTACAACAACAACTTTTTTTCTCGGCGGTCGTAACCGGATAACCGGTTATTCGGTTCTAAAGTGTAAGTTAAAAATCCTTAATATATCCGGTTCTATAGGACCGATTACTTTGAAAAGTGCATCACTAGAAAGGTCTTGAAGAGACCTTTAAAATGATGTATGAACCGTTATATAAGCTTCATCCGTTCCAGCTGTACGGGtaaaaacttgtatttttcGGAACcggttttttataaataagcttatatctcaaaaactgctcCATATAAAAGTACTAAATAACGGATTGCATTGTGTAACTAACACTTCTACCTTTCCATCAAGGTCAAAATCAAGCTGCTATCTTTACTATAACCGGTGATATTAACTATTATATATCCATATAcggtttaaaaaataaaaaaatcgcgcgatttttttgaaaaaattttttgccagcGGCGCTTTCTTATTCTTATAATTAGACATATTACCCATATCCTATCCGTATAagattagaaatataaaaaattttttcaaaaaaatcgcgcgatttCAGATCAAATATATCCGGTTCTAACGGCGATATAGGCAAGCAAATGACTTTAACGGATAGGTAGAAGTGTTAGCTACACAATGCAATTATTACTTTTGTACCTTTACATTGAGCGTTTTTGGATTAAAAGCCGGTTTTGTAAAAAAACCGGTTCAAAAACACCTATTTTTCCATCTAAAACCTAAACTGATAACCGGATAAACTCAAATTGTACCTCATTTGAAAGGTCGTATCTTAAGCTTTCTAGTGATGTAATCGTAATCGGTTCACTAAACCCGGTTTTATTAacgataaattcaaattttacgtTTACAATTACATTTCAGATCAAATATATCCGGTTCTAAGGCAGATATCGGCAAGCAAATGACTTTAACGGATAGGTAGAAGTGTAAGCTACACAATGCAATTAGTAATTTTGTACCTTTACATCGAGCGTTTTTGGATTAAAGGacggttttgtaaaaaaaaccgGTTCAAAAATAcgtattttttcatataaaacctaAACTAATAACCGGATAATCTCGAGTTGCACCTCATTTGAAAGGTCGTATCTCTAGCTTTCTAGTGATGTACATTTGAAAGTAATCGGTTCACTAAAACCGGTTTTATTAACGATTATTTGCTTACACTTTAGGTTCAAATAACCGGTTAACCGGTTACGACCGCCAACCGGTTACTCTTTATTtcgatattaaatttaattctctatcgacccaaaaaaaatttttttttttttacgaggTATAGCTAAACTAGAGTTGCTCCTGGCGTTCACCCTCAACTTGATATGAAATACCATAATTAGGATGTAATAATCATTAAACATTAAATTATTTGAATCTTACTGGATTCAAaagattttccataaaattttatgcatttttgtttttaatttctcttTAGCTCTTAAAAATTGCCCTTTGGTAGtgatggggatatcattcaaaaTAGACGCAAAGGAAAACCCATAAgtgtctcaaaaaaaaaaggaatgctTGGCAGAGGTTTTATAccaaaactttaaattaaaaactctcTATTATTAGCTCCGTTTGAATACCCgatgatatgtttttttttttttttaattaccacaaatttttttctggaagtcgtttgtttattaaaaaaaagaggaCAAGATCAAATTTGACATTTGAGAAATAAAGACCGATACACAATGAACACGCCGCTTAATTCTTCACTTTATTCTTTGCTTTGAAAAAAGTTGAAGAACAAGTAATGATATGAGACGGCACTCAATAAATGTAGGCTTGGCGCCGAAGCATCAAAAAACATGAAGCGAGCGTTGCGCTTTTCTAAGTGTGTTGGGAAAAATAAAGCCgctttaaagcaaaaaaaaaaaactaaagcacACGCCTGCTTTTTTTCATTGTGTTTCGACCTTAAAGCCGGAAATTTAGCTCAATTCATACGCACTTTCTTTTCCATCTAGATTACGTCAAGATTTAACAggtatatgtttgttttcataccacatataattttgattatttcagaaaaaaataatcgcgaaaataaagtgattttcaactcgaaaatcgaacatagtaGCGGCCTATGGAGAAGTTGCAAATTTTTGTTGGAGATTTGTCCCAGTACAAACTTACAAGAGATTGAACATAATTATCAGCTGCTGGCCAAAAACAATACATTTCACAGTGTCAATTAGAAGCGTTTTAATGAGAGAATGAAGCCAACACATTTTTATCTCCCGCGGCGGCGGTTGACGGTTAAGccgataaaaatttgtatattcggcggcggatatttatccattataaaatcaaattgagGCTATCTTAATGgttatgagattagttgtacaaccaatttcACAATCAAACTTAAATATCATTAAAatcttttcagcaaaatttttgcgaacTTGTTTTAGAAACCTAATCTTGAATAATTGTGGAtcgaaagttaaaaattttggtactgAAGTACGCAAACAGAAATATTGTAGTCCACCATGAATTGATCGTAAAAACAGGACTATTACAAAATGACAATATTTCGTACACAGTACCTGTTATTTTTTCATGTCATTTGATATTGCGAATGTAAACAATTGGCAAAACTCGAAACGGATATTTCACTTTGCATTCATTTTCATTTATCCATTTTTCCGTTACTTTTAGTATGGTTAAAGTCGATGTGGAATACTGGTAAGtacaataaaacaataatttcaatttagttTTGTTATAAAGTTAATTTTCTAAAGTGGGAAGTGTAACTTCGAGTGGCAatgtaaaatgttgcaaaacttTTTACTAGAACAGAAACCCGACACAGAGGTCATATGCCACAAGGGAAGACAAGGATcttttgaagtgaaaattaatGAAGAATTGGTGCACTCGAAGTTGGGTTCTCTGGCATTTCCTGACCACCAAAGCGTTCTGGACAACGTGAAGCGTGCAGAGTTGGGTCAGCCAATGGAGAAAACAAAAGAACAACCCATTGATAACTGCATACTAATGTGATTTTAAATTGCTTAAATTATGTCGCCACCTAGCACAGCTGTGGGCCAAATAAGTGTGACTTATATTATGGCCAATACCAAATTACATAATGTTTAAATAAAGCTATAGGAATTtgttaatgttattttgtagtttttttctttattattactTCGTCTTGCAGTGATAGCATTTCACCTTCCGTAGGTGTTCGGCTTAGGGATAAGTAAATACCAAAACGTATTTTTCCTCCAAATTCTCGAGCAATGGTACGCAAAGGTTCAGCTGTTTTTTGTCCAGTTTGCTGATCTATGCAAATCATTTGACAACGTGTACAAAAACTGTGTACTTCAAAGCGAGTACTACCAATTTGCAAGGATTCAATGTCATTCTCTTCGAATGCCTTATTGgtttcaataacaaaatttgctctaaATCGATTGATAGTGCTTTGTAGGGGCTCTGTTTCGGTGGTTATTTTCTGAGATAACCATTTGGCCGAAACCCTATTGATGAGTAGAAATTGAGCCTGAT
It includes:
- the Larp7 gene encoding la related protein 7, yielding MGTKTKKSRKDDFASKEQQDEISETDDSSSVTHGENDDLQKISRKRKKHCDITQSTETPTLDEANLEPPREQRTEEGQTAQTKSYRKRKKHYYNGIRNQMEFYFGDANLSKDRFLKQLIDKDPYISLDVFLTFNKMKAITTRVEDIAKSLTNSQLLELDETQTKVKRKTPLVENRNVDEKTIYVEALPPTADHEWVRQIFERFGKVEYISLPKYAKSHKIKEFGFVEFEKEESVGKAIESFKEFNGVLCMQEKDPSELISVKSFIKEQAAEEGDISEPKIDSKKRSNQDMENQPDSKKVKTESHDAEETTSNVEEATPQTDNESSVSKENDGEETEKKKRRKRKKKSKSEEKLKRKAELNTDVSYYELKILPKKDWKRLRNKYLNLQREKVAELKRKAWKEQQEHKRQNSDITKDEGGSQLPQKDKKKKSKESKHKLQKMNMNFYGAAAEEHQPKTPTAEKGQHNPALERPPLFTYEEGLIVEMSFLEPCINVKEYKADMRQYTSVKYVDVKEGSMQAFLRLDSAEKANEFLQNVSCAEYQCKILSGEAEKAYWRKIEKDREQKLNKQVKVPQKRGREKVKKLISKHIRFGDDDDKE
- the amx gene encoding TM2 domain-containing protein 3 almondex; its protein translation is MNCLQICFHRIPESHRNYLPITMSRCIVIDRRNAIMLIWIFVLSGIRQSNTEEKGGGAVPNTNNEVAPYVIRNFNETTQQLSQCQNTAKLNCSELLFPCIKCIYNHTCNYGQELYVNCTALHQVECQGSRWFWNQMNCRYCYQTEKWQQVCDQKGNCNSVNGQFYKTNCTVRPDVFCLGNRSFTRNIKCNWTQGYRWSTAVIISLTLGGFGADRFYLGHWQEGIGKLFSFGGLGVWTIIDVVLISLHYLGPADGSLYI
- the LOC142228528 gene encoding migration and invasion enhancer 1, yielding MVKVDVEYCGKCNFEWQCKMLQNFLLEQKPDTEVICHKGRQGSFEVKINEELVHSKLGSLAFPDHQSVLDNVKRAELGQPMEKTKEQPIDNCILM